The sequence ATTATCAAGGTTGCCGAACTGGCGCGGCTTAACCTGAGCGAAGAAGAACGCGAACGCTTCGGTTCGGAATTCGAGAAAATAGTCGCGTATTTCTCGGAATTACAGCAACTTATGCTTGGAGGTGAAATGACGCTTGAATATCCCTGCCCTCGTTTTGATGATGTCCCTGTTGGGTATGATATCGATATCAACAGGCTTTCAAGAAACATCAAACAGGGATATTTCAAAATCCCGCCTCTTCTTACATGAGCGAACTTCCTACAATTACTGAACTTATCTCAATGCTTCATCAGAAGAAAACGACTTCTGCCGAAGTAATCTCGGGAATAAAGAAGAACGTAGATGAATACGAACCTTCAGTGAACGCATTTATTAACCTATTTCTGGATGAAGCGTTACGCGAAGCAAAAAAAGCCGATGAGTGGGACTACATGCAAGGAAAGACACCTGGTCTTGCGGGCATACCGATTGCCGTAAAAGATAACATATGCGTTAAAGATAAGCCGTGCACATGTGCCTCAAGAATCCTCGAAGGTTTCGTCTCGCCTTATGATGCTACAGTCATAAAACGACTTAAAAAAGCTGGTGCGATAATAGTTGGAAAAACCAACATGGATGAGTTTGCCATGGGGGCTTCTAACGAGACCTCAGCATACGGACCGGTTCGTAACCCCCTGAACACCGACCGTGTTCCAGGTGGCTCATCTGGGGGGTCGGCTGCTGCGGTAGCATACGGTGCAGCTGTTGCTGCCCTTGGTTCGGATACAGGCGGCTCAGTCAGACAGCCTGCTTCGTTTTGCGGTTTAGTTGGCTTTCGTCCGTCGTACGGCAGAGTTTCCAGGTACGGTCTTGTCGCTTTTTCATCCAGTCTTGATCAGATTGGCCCTATAACAAAAAATGTTGAAGATGCTGCACTTATCTATTCGATAATAGCTGGCCCTGATGTCGATGATTCGACAACTTATCCGTGCTGGCCTGAGGAGGTTAATCTTACAGGCAAGCTCCCTGATGGAGTAAGAATAGGAGTGATAAAAGAATGCTTTGATGATCTTGAAGATAATAAAATTAAGGATGCTATCTTGTCCTCATTCAAAGAATCCCGAATAACGCTTATTGAAGTGAGCCTGCCGCTAGTCAAGTTCTCTATCTCTGCATATTACCTGCTTGCTATGTCGGAGGCTTCTTCAAACCTAGCCAGATACGACGGAATTAGATACGGTGCAAGGACTGAGGATAAGAACCTTCGTGAAACGTATTTTTCAACAAGAGGTTCAGGGTTCGGGAAGGAGGTAAAGCGTCGGATACTGGTAGGAACGTTCGGACTTTCTGCAGGTTATATCGAAGCTTACTACAACAAGGCGCTTGCATATAGAGCGTCGCTCGCAAAAGAATTCGATAATGCATTCAAGAAAGTTGATTTTCTCTTATCACCGACTGCTCCCACGCCAGCATTCAAACTGGGGGAGAAAATAGATGATCCCTTGCAGATGTATCTTTCAGACATATATACAACCCCTGCCGCTCTTGCAGGGTTGCCGGCTATTTCCATCCCAGCGAAAGAAATGGTTGACGGGTTACCCATCGGTATTCATATTGTAGCCCCACGCTTCAAAGATTCAGCCATCCTCGAGTTTGCTCATGCCATCGAAAAAATCTGAAACCGATGTATTGAATAAGTATGAAGTCGTGATAGGGATGGAGGTTCATGTTCAGCTTGCGACACAAACCAAGATGTTCTGTCGCTGTCAGGTGGACGTAGACTCTTTGCCTAATACGAAAGTATGTCCGATTTGCCTGGGGCTTCCGGGAGTGCTGCCTCAGACAAATACGGAGGCTATAAAACTAGGAATCAAAGCGGCGCTGGCGCTTGGCTGCAAAATTAACACAGATTCCCGATGGGCCAGAAAACACTACTTTTCTCCTGACCTTCCTAAGGGATATCAAATAACGCAGTATGAGTACCCTCTTGCTGAAAAAGGTTCTCTTGCCCTGCCCGGTATGAAAAAGAGCATTCGTATACGCAGAATTCATCTCGAAGAGGATGCCGGCAAGCTCCTACATTCACAGGAAGAAACACTCGTGGATTTCAACCGCTGCGGCGTTCCGCTTGCAGAGATTGTCACCGAACCAGAGATAGCAAGTGCGGAAGAAGCCGACGGCTATCTTAAGGAGTTGAGGCTTGTCCTGAGAACCATTGGTGTCACTGATGGGGAGATGGAGCGCGGGCACTTTCGCTGCGAGCCCAACATAAGCGTCAGGCGGAAGGGAAGTGAGGAGCTTGGTGTACGGTCTGAAATTAAGAATCTGAACAGCTTCAAAGCAGTAAGGGAAGGGATAGAATGTGCGCTTCAGGATCAGATTGTCCGGCTTGAAAAAGGCGAAAAGATAACCCAAACTACTTATCTCTGGGACGAGAAGAATCGAAAGCTTAAACCTATGCGCTACAAGGAAACCGCTGCGGACTATCGTTACTTCCCCGAGCCGGACCTGCCTGAGCTTGTTCTCGATTTGAAAGAAATTGAGAATCTCCGATTGCATCTTCCTCAATTACCGTCGGATAAAAGATCAGGTTATCTGGGTTCGGGTCTTTCACTTCAGGATGCAGAGATCCTTATTGAGGAGCCTAGCTGGGAGAAGTATTTTAACGATCTTATCGAAAATGGAGCAAGCTTCAAAGAAGCCTCTACCTGGCTTCTTAATGAGGCGCGAGGAATCATCTCGGAGCGCAAGGAGACTCTTTCGGAGTTCAAGGTAGATGCATCAGAGATGTCTTCGCTTATTGCGTTTCTTCGGAATGGTTCGTTATCCCGACCTGCGGCCAAAGAACTTTTAGCAAAAATGGCTGAGACAGGAGAAAGGGTCGAATACTTGATCCAAAAGATGGAGATTAAAGTAGTTTCGGATGAAGCCGTTTTAATGGATGCTGCAAAGCAGACAATACTCGAAAATCCTGAACCTGTCGAACGGTATCGATCGGGTAAAGAGGGTGTGATAGGTTTTCTTCTGGGCCAATGCATGAAGAAGCTTAAGGGCAAGGCTGATCCTGTAAAGGTAAAAGAAACTCTTTTGAAGTATTTATAGCGTAAGGAGGATTAATTGACACGCTACGAAAAAGGCATCCAGACGATAATTAACGATTGTCTAGGAGTCAAAAAAGGGGAAAGGGCGATAGTCGTTTGCGATACGCCAAAGCGCAAAATCGGAACGGATCTATTTGATAATTTAGTGAAGTCTGGTTGCGACGCTTCACTTTTTGAAATAATGCCGCTTCGCCAGCATGGCGAGGAACCGCCAAAGTACGTAGCCGATTTATTAAAGCAGGCGCAGGTGTTTCTTATTCCGACATCCAAATCCATGACTCATACTGAAGCGCGAAGGAACGCAGTAAAAGCGGGTGCTCGCGGCGCGACCCTGCCGGATGTAACCGAAGAGATGATAGCGGGCCCTATGCTTGTTGACCACAAGGAGATTTTAAAACGCAACAACAAGCTTTCAAGGTTGTTAAAGGGTACTAAGAAAATTATAATAACATCAAAAAAAGGAACCGATGTTGAAATTAATGCTGAGGGACGCCACTTTCATGAAGACAGCGGATATCTTGTTAAACCCGGTTCCTTCTCCAATCTTCCTGCCGGAGAGGTCTACGCAGCCCCTTACGAAGGCAGAAGCTCAGGCGTAGTCATTTTTGATGCGAGCTTTTCGGGAATAGGAATGCTTAAGGAGCCTATATCTATAGAGATTGAAAAAGGACGAGCATCAAGAATAAAAGGCGATAGAGGCAGACTTTCAAGGATGCTCGATGTAGCTGGTTATTACGGCAGGAATTTGGCGGAAATAGGCATAGGAACTAACGACAAGGCTCGGATAACAGGATTCGTCCTTGAAGATGAAAAAGTAATGGGGACGATACATCTTGCCTTTGGGGACAATTCCAACTTCGGCGGCAAGGTCAAGGCAGACGTACATCTTGACGGTCTTGTTCTTAAACCAACCCTGATTGCAGACGGGAGAACTATAATAAAGGATGGCCGCCTGCTTATTTAGGCTTCTTTTGACGCTCATAGTTTTTGGAGCGCAAGAGGGCCTGGTTCGTAAGATTCGATTTGAAGGAAATCGTCACTTTTCAGATTTAAGGCTGGCAAATACGATTACGACACAGAGAAATGATATCTTTTCAACATTCAACGCTTCAGTCGATTCATCCGAACTCGTAAGGTTTTACCGTAACCAGGGTTTTCCGTGGACTTCTCTTGAATACAGCTATGAACTGTCCCGTAAAAGATTGACCTTCAGGATAAAAGAAGGCGAACGCCTTAAGATATCAAATATCGTAACCAAAGGAATTTCCAAAGACGATGCGGATTTGATATTAGCAAAGATCCCTCTGAGGAAGCCGTTCGCCTTGACAGCCTTCGGTTTGTCGGAAACCCAAAGAATTACCAGGAAATACTATCTGGACAGGGGGTATCCTTACGCAGTAGTTGAAACCGACACGACTACCCAGATGTCTAATGTTGAACTTACGATTAAGGTAGCGCCCGGAGTTAAGGCTTATATCGCAAGCGTCCATTTCCTTGGGGTTGCAGATTCGATTGTTAATCATAACTACCTTCTCAAGACAACCCGTCTTTCAACCAACCTTGAATACTCGGCCGCTAAAATTGACAAAGCTTCAAGTTTTTTGTATGCAACGTCGCTTTTCTCACGGGTGGAATCCCGAATTTCAAAAGCGTCTGAAAGGGACGATTCACTCGATTTGAGCT is a genomic window of bacterium containing:
- a CDS encoding aspartyl/glutamyl-tRNA amidotransferase subunit C produces the protein IIKVAELARLNLSEEERERFGSEFEKIVAYFSELQQLMLGGEMTLEYPCPRFDDVPVGYDIDINRLSRNIKQGYFKIPPLLT
- the gatA gene encoding Asp-tRNA(Asn)/Glu-tRNA(Gln) amidotransferase subunit GatA, yielding MSELPTITELISMLHQKKTTSAEVISGIKKNVDEYEPSVNAFINLFLDEALREAKKADEWDYMQGKTPGLAGIPIAVKDNICVKDKPCTCASRILEGFVSPYDATVIKRLKKAGAIIVGKTNMDEFAMGASNETSAYGPVRNPLNTDRVPGGSSGGSAAAVAYGAAVAALGSDTGGSVRQPASFCGLVGFRPSYGRVSRYGLVAFSSSLDQIGPITKNVEDAALIYSIIAGPDVDDSTTYPCWPEEVNLTGKLPDGVRIGVIKECFDDLEDNKIKDAILSSFKESRITLIEVSLPLVKFSISAYYLLAMSEASSNLARYDGIRYGARTEDKNLRETYFSTRGSGFGKEVKRRILVGTFGLSAGYIEAYYNKALAYRASLAKEFDNAFKKVDFLLSPTAPTPAFKLGEKIDDPLQMYLSDIYTTPAALAGLPAISIPAKEMVDGLPIGIHIVAPRFKDSAILEFAHAIEKI
- the gatB gene encoding Asp-tRNA(Asn)/Glu-tRNA(Gln) amidotransferase subunit GatB → MPSKKSETDVLNKYEVVIGMEVHVQLATQTKMFCRCQVDVDSLPNTKVCPICLGLPGVLPQTNTEAIKLGIKAALALGCKINTDSRWARKHYFSPDLPKGYQITQYEYPLAEKGSLALPGMKKSIRIRRIHLEEDAGKLLHSQEETLVDFNRCGVPLAEIVTEPEIASAEEADGYLKELRLVLRTIGVTDGEMERGHFRCEPNISVRRKGSEELGVRSEIKNLNSFKAVREGIECALQDQIVRLEKGEKITQTTYLWDEKNRKLKPMRYKETAADYRYFPEPDLPELVLDLKEIENLRLHLPQLPSDKRSGYLGSGLSLQDAEILIEEPSWEKYFNDLIENGASFKEASTWLLNEARGIISERKETLSEFKVDASEMSSLIAFLRNGSLSRPAAKELLAKMAETGERVEYLIQKMEIKVVSDEAVLMDAAKQTILENPEPVERYRSGKEGVIGFLLGQCMKKLKGKADPVKVKETLLKYL
- a CDS encoding aminopeptidase, with translation MTRYEKGIQTIINDCLGVKKGERAIVVCDTPKRKIGTDLFDNLVKSGCDASLFEIMPLRQHGEEPPKYVADLLKQAQVFLIPTSKSMTHTEARRNAVKAGARGATLPDVTEEMIAGPMLVDHKEILKRNNKLSRLLKGTKKIIITSKKGTDVEINAEGRHFHEDSGYLVKPGSFSNLPAGEVYAAPYEGRSSGVVIFDASFSGIGMLKEPISIEIEKGRASRIKGDRGRLSRMLDVAGYYGRNLAEIGIGTNDKARITGFVLEDEKVMGTIHLAFGDNSNFGGKVKADVHLDGLVLKPTLIADGRTIIKDGRLLI